The nucleotide window TGTTGTTGACAAGTTCGACTATTCAACTTTATTTTCCCTTCCCCACAGTGGTGAGGAACCACAGATTATAGACTACCAATCCCAGCAGTTGAAACTGTTTCCACAAATGGCGGAAGCATATGCATTCAGATTTGCTGCTCACAATATTCGCACACGATATGATCACATTCAAAGTGATATTCGGGCTAGTGATATCTCTGGCTTGCAGGAGGTGAGTCAGATGATTGTTATATATAAAATGTGGACACCATATTCATGCATGTAAGGTACCCCTTGATTACATATTTTAGCCATACAACGTAACACCAGCACGGAACTTTGACAAGAATTGAGAGGGAAGGGAGGCAATATCATGTTAAAGTTACATTGAAGCAACAACAGAACTGCAGTATTGTTTTTTGTCAGTTGAGCACACCACAAACATTTCCTAATTGTACCTAAAATGACAGTTAACTCTCAGCATTCCCTCAGTCCATGCATGTGATTTGGTTTCATACAGTCTCAAGAGGGCTCACAAACATCTCAATGTTGCAAAGTGATGTTATCAGACATATAGAGGGAAATTATTGGCAAGTTAAGTAAAACAGTTTTGCCAGATCTCTATTCTTCTGAAAAGTTCTTGAATCTCCAAGCCCCTTGGAAAATCCTGGAAAAGTCCTTGAATCCTGGAAGGTCCTCTAAAATAATCcctcaaaatttcaacaatggCAAAATGATCAGTTGTGATATTATGAGAATGATGCGTAAAACATATAAAATGATATATGGGAGATATCTGGAAAATTGTATTGTGGACTTAAATGAAAACTTCATGATTGCAGATAATGTTTTGATTTAAGTTACTTTGGTTTCCAATGTTCATGTTcccaaaattaaatttacacacacgaaattgttattttcttgaaatgttaCACTCAATCGAAATCTGTAGTATAGACAAGTGACTTCATTCCGTTGAGTTTGTTGTCATTAATGAttgaaatcataatttttgaaacaattttagcTGTTAGGTCGCcatgtttgaaaaatattgcgACGCTGGCAGTGATTAAAATGTTCTGTAAAAATACTTCATCAGATAAAGTTtctcaatttatttttccaaaGCTACATGGCCTGTCAGCTGGTATGAAGGCATATCAACTGGCAACAAACTGGGGTTTGGAAGTGTTGCGTTTATCATGCGGTGGCCATGGTTACTCCCAGGCCAGTGGTTTTTCCGCTCTATATGGCACATTTACTGGAGGAGTGACTGCTGAAGGAGAATACAGTGTACTAATGCTGCAAACTGCCAGGTGAGATTGAAATTTATGACAGTTTTAGTGAGCAATACTGGTCAATTCAAAGCTGTTATGggcattttcaaaatggctCTTCCATGGTAATagtaaacaatacagcaatatGTTACTATATGGCAGAAAAAGGTAGTGAAATCggcgattttttttaaaataattaaaactaAGTCCAGGGGAGTTTGCAAAACAATGTAAAGATTACAGTACTTAGCTTAGCTGAGATGGCACAAACCCCTTAATTACAGGGAGTTGAGTACAGACAGACAATGAGTGAGGAAATGAGTCCGTCTCTGGCTACAGGCCTGGTGTAGATCTGAACATAGCAGAGTTCATAGAACAAATCAAGTGTGAAGATCTGGAATGTAATCTGAAATAGTCTGCTTAATATCTGTACTGTGCTGTATTTATACTGAAAATAAAAGATATCATGAAGTATgggaaattaaatttattatcTGAAGGCAAGTGGAAAAGTAACCAAAGTTTTATGAAGCAAAACTAGACGTGGCAGGGACCAACAACATGTCTGTTCATAAACTAAAAACAGCATCTTATTATATAATTCCAGCCTGAATCACTTTATATTTTTGCCATGCAAGTTTGTTTTTTGATCTCCAATTCATATTACTTTGGATATTAGACCATTCACACTCGGCCACCAACAACATACTTTATAGAAATATTTAGCAACGATGATGGCACTTTTTGTTTTGATGACATTTAATTGATGTGTGGCCCTGAAATGTTGTGATTACAAAagctgcatgtacatgtacactgaagAAAAAACTGTCTCAGATATGACAGTCCCTCTATAGGTTTAAGATACACTTATTTtatatgatatacatgtacaaactaGACCACATGGAGATTGCCATCAGAACTGATAGGTTGCGCCTAATTTTAGGGTAATATTAACCAAGGGTAATGACTCACAAATTTAGGTGCGTACTCAAACAATACTCATTGATgaactttgcataaattaatccATGTAGCGAGGAAATAAATCATTAGAAATGGTAGAGAGAAACTTTTGTCAGAACTAATGATTTTTCCACCCACTCATTCTCAGGTATCTTGTAAAGTGTGTTGCAAAGGCCACATCTGGTGAGAAATTACCACATTCCATTGCCTACCTGACAGCCAAACCAGAATTCCAGTGTCCtgcaaaatctgaaaatgatATACTGGATCTGGAGGTCTTGTGAATGTCTACAGACACAGGGCTTACAGGTGAGGATTTCAAAGCAATGTAGTTCTACTTTGATTGCTTAAGTAATGCATTAACCTGCTTTGTTTAAGGAAGATGTAATTTCTTATTAATATTCACAATATTATAACAGAAtagttgatgttactggaagaCCTTAATGCAGCCGAGAAATTTTGTAATTGTCAATATTATCCATGTAAGCCTGGAGTTACGAAGTATGCATCTCACAAATAACCTCTCCACTTTCTCATCATGTTCAGTTTCAACCATTCAGTACAAGGATACAAGTTATGTTCATCACTTTCTTGATAGAAAAACATGTGAACTACACTGTGGCTGTGAAAATCAATGAATGGAAAGCAGGAACCAATGTATGAGTTTTGGTTGAGTGAACTGATTTAGTTTATATCTCAAATATTACTTTCTGAATTAACATCCTAAATTCAAAATCTACACAGATTGCCATGAACAGCAGAATTTTCCtttgattttgaaacatatgaagTCATGCATTTAGTGTGTTCTTTGTTTAAGGTCGTAAATATACGGATGTCAAAATTGCAAGATAAAACTGTACCTTAAATTTTCCTCACCCcatctcttaccaaatcaagaataaaaattagggatcacagtgcaaagttttgtacCAGAGGAACAAATTACCGATTTTACCTGCACttgaaattttgccatttatatgTTAACCCTATGGGGAAAATACATTTTCGGATGTTGAAAATTTGCTTaatccaaaagctttaaaatgagtccccataATTGGAAGACaagaaaagtgttgaaaaaTCTGAGAGTAATAAtgtatctgtcccagaggcacaTTCCACTTTAAAGATCTGCAGAAATTTAGCATCGAGAGGAGAACTACTGGATTGTAGCAACTTCACATACCTCGATCTTAATACATGCAGATGATATATGTAGTAtactttatcaattttcttacaGGCTCGTCAATGAAGCAGCCAGACAGCTTCATCATGGTATACAGGCTGGTAAGCCACAGCATGAAGCATGGAATGATTCTCATGTGTATCTTATTAAGGCAGCTGATGTAAGTTTTTTGAAGGATTGAATGAAAGCAtacaataattagattttttagaattttttaatGCAGGAGTGATCTGTAATGCAAGCAATACATTATACACTTCCGGTAGGGACAGCAAGAATAAATTAAGAGAACAAAATTCGCATGCATAGTCAAGGGTGTTTGTTCAGTACGATCACCGCATGAGAGTGCTCCCCGGTCAGTCATGAGTATGGTGACAtagacgtcatagagtaccagggggtcagggtgcaaagggttaacactTCCACATGTGTTATAGAAAAGTTTGCAAGAAGATGAGCCAGGTGTAAACAACTGATATGCTAATGAACCGAGTAGTTTTTCTGACTCCCACTCTTTTTTGAATAATGTAGGATCGTAGCCAATATTTCCTGTCAAATTCAAAGAGAACACAAACTAGTTTCTTGTATCACTTTTTGAAATTCTGAGGTATTGTCTGTTGAACTGAGATGTTCACTTTTTAGACTACACACTTTTGATGTTTACATCATTACAACTGCACATCTACAAGATATAAGTGTGGATGGTATTGATGGCATAAGGTTGCATATTATTAATTAATTCACCATTTAGTACCCAACAACATATCATCTCTCTGATAGGATGGCTACATGTCTGGGGAGCTGACTTTCATGGTAACAAACCAAGTGGCTGCATTGCTTGCAGTGATTCGTCCCAATGCTGTTGCCTTGGT belongs to Ptychodera flava strain L36383 chromosome 17, AS_Pfla_20210202, whole genome shotgun sequence and includes:
- the LOC139116580 gene encoding peroxisomal acyl-coenzyme A oxidase 1-like; its protein translation is MRIDPDGTYHPPISDKIVYAGMMLSRAVGGEEPQIIDYQSQQLKLFPQMAEAYAFRFAAHNIRTRYDHIQSDIRASDISGLQELHGLSAGMKAYQLATNWGLEVLRLSCGGHGYSQASGFSALYGTFTGGVTAEGEYSVLMLQTARYLVKCVAKATSGEKLPHSIAYLTAKPEFQCPAKSENDILDLEVLLVNEAARQLHHGIQAGKPQHEAWNDSHVYLIKAADDGYMSGELTFMVTNQVAALLAVIRPNAVALVDAFDIPDEMLGSILGRYDGNVYENLYNWAKESPLNQTEVHHSYSKYLKALLKANPVDAKL